The following coding sequences are from one Nicotiana tabacum cultivar K326 chromosome 1, ASM71507v2, whole genome shotgun sequence window:
- the LOC142162641 gene encoding uncharacterized protein LOC142162641: MQQLLQDNLSKPQERMKLYADARRTKRIFQVGDMVYLKLQPYRQVSLALRRNLKLRSKFYGPYKVIAKIGQVAYKLELPADSKVHPGFHVSLLKKKVGTGVVVQTLLTMTGEDGQFLVRPVHILQRQMVKQDNCCCQGPRPVV; the protein is encoded by the coding sequence ATGCAACAACTCCTACAAGATAATTTGAGCAAGCCTCAAGAGAGAATGAAACTTTATGCAGATGCTAGGAGGACCAAAAGGATTTTTCAGGTGGGAGACATGGTTTATTTGAAGTTGCAACCATACAGACAAGTCTCATTGGCTTTGAGGAGAAATTTGAAGCTTAGGTCCAAGTTCTATGGTCCCTATAAAGTGATTGCGAAGATAGGTCaagtggcatacaagcttgagcttcCTGCTGATTCTAAGGTCCATCCAGGTTTTCATGTTTCCTTGTTGAAAAAGAAGGTGGGCACTGGTGTGGTGGTGCAGACTTTATTGACTATGACCGGTGAAGATGGACAATTTCTAGTCAGGCCTGTTCACATATTGCAAAGACAAATGGTGAAACAAGATAATTGTTGCTGCCAAGGTCCTCGTCCAGTGGTCTAA